In Colletotrichum higginsianum IMI 349063 chromosome 3, whole genome shotgun sequence, a genomic segment contains:
- a CDS encoding dihydroxyacetone kinase, with the protein MSTKHFINDPTKLVNSALHSLTLTNPSLALDKSNKIIYRRPDPNAAAQVSVISGGGSGHEPSFSAMVGQGLLSAAVAGTIFASPSAEQVRTAIASRVDTAQGVLVTVMNYTGDVLNFGMAVEKARAAGLPVEMVVVGDDVGVGRTKAGKVGRRGIAGTVLVHKIAGALAAQGRPLADVAKVARLTAENLVSVGASLEHVHVPGRAIPSGEDEGTLRLGEAELGMGIHNEPGSGREKADLPGLVGKMLAQLLDQGDEDRAFLNVNSNEVVLLINNLGGVSALELGGITAEVASQLENSYGIRPVRVLSGTYMTSLNGLGFSISLLNVVNTDIGGPSMIQLLDFPTEATGWSSPILKETWEAKNEATREQEADAGQTTKPSDLKYDAAAATKGITAALQRVIAAEPEITKYDTVVGDGDCGIGLKRGAEAILKHISQKPLTGDAVVDLASAVPVVENTMDGTSGALYAIFLNALTGALRSLAPGAADPGVWAAALKQSSDAMSRYTPARPGDRTLVDALYPFVDVLGQTGDVKKAAEAARAGAERTKGMKASLGRTVYIGGSGFEQVPDPGAWGLSCFFAGLAGLEGEDGWEKL; encoded by the exons ATGTCGACCAAACACTTCATCAACGATCCCACCAAGCTGGTCAACTCGGCCCTTCACAGCCTGACCCTCACGAACCCGagcctcgccctcgacaagtCCAACAAGATCATCTATCGCCGGCCGGACCCCAATGCCGCCGCGCAGGTCTCGGTcatctcgggcggcggctcAGGCCACGAGCCTTCCTTCTCCGCCATGGTCGGCCAGGGCCTCCTCtccgctgccgtcgccggcaccatcTTCGCCAGCCCTAGCGCCGAGCAGGTGCGAACCGCCATCGCCTCGCGCGTCGACACCGCCCAGGGTgtcctcgtcaccgtcatGAACTACACCGGCGATGTGCTCAACTTCGGCATGGCTGTTGAGaaggcccgcgccgccggcctccccgtcgagatggtcgtcgtcggtgacgacgtcgGTGTCGGCCGCACCAAGGCAGGCAAggtcggccgccgcggcatcgccggcaccgtcctcgtccacaaGATCGCCGGCGCATTGGCCGCCCAGGGCAGGCCGTTGGCCGACGTCGCAAAGGTCGCCCGCCTGACCGCCGAGAACCTCGTCAGCGTCGGCGCGAGTCTGGAGCATGTGCACGTCCCCGGGCGCGCCATCCCgagcggcgaggacgaaggcACCTtgcgcctcggcgaggccgagctcggcATGGGCATTCACAACGAGCCCGGCTCCGGTCGGGAGAAGGCTGACCTGCCGGGCCTGGTGGGCAAGATGCTCGCGCAGCTGCTGGACCAGGGCGATGAAGATCGCGCGTTTTTGAATGTCAACTCGAACGAGGTCGTGCTCTTGATCAATaacctcggcggcgtgaGCGCGTTGGAGCTGGGCGGCATcacggccgaggtcgccTCGCAGCTGGAGAACAGCTACGGCATCCGCCCCGTCCGAGTTTTGAGCGGGACGTACATGACCAGCCTCAACGGCCTCGGGTTCAGCATCTCGCTGCTCAACGTTGTCAACACAGACATCGGAGGTCCCAGCATGATCCAGCTGCTGGACTTCCCCACAGAGGCCACCGGTTGGTCGTCTCCTATCCTCAAGGAGACTTGGGAGGCCAAGAACGAGGCCACGAGGGAGCAGGAGGCGGATGCCGGCCAGACGACCAAGCCCAGCGACCTCAAGTAcgacgctgctgccgccaccaAGGGCATCACGGCCGCCCTCCAAAGGGTCATTGCGGCCGAGCCCGAGATCACAAAGTACgacaccgtcgtcggcgacggcgactgcGGCATCGGTCTGAAGAGAGGAGCCGAAG CCATCCTCAAGCACATCTCGCAGAAGCCCTTGAcgggcgatgccgtcgtcgacctcgcctcCGCGGTCCCCGTGGTGGAGAACACCATGGACGGCACCTCGGGCGCACTGTACGCCATCTTCCTCAACGCCCTCACCGGTGCTCTGCGAAGCCTCGCCCCCGGCGCAGCCGATCCGGGCGTCTGGGCTGCCGCCCTGAAGCAGAGCAGCGACGCCATGTCGCGGTACACACCCGCGCGTCCGGGCGATCGTACTCTCGTCGACGCGCTGTACCCCTTCGTCGACGTGCTCGGGCAGACGGGCGACgtgaagaaggccgccgaggcggcgcgggcgggcgCCGAGAGGACCAAGGGCATGAAGGCCAGCCTGGGCCGGACCGTCTACATCGGCGGCTCGGGCTTTGAGCAGGTGCCCGACCCCGGCGCGTGGGGTCTGAGCTGCTTCTTTGCCGGTTTggcgggcctcgagggcgaggacggctGGGAGAAGCTGTAA
- a CDS encoding Heterokaryon incompatibility protein gives MFRPEDEEPSVTAEATPKLSMRDKPPLVDRLCPTCSRLNISPEKFVSKRHTENTLSGLLATPFDSVWSQPQDLGYIDDICRRMDSCSLCWLLFHAVHLDEWPLSRTSTGSRYRAAQISRGDVWTDEGTRVRCSVEWLLDGRLLDDPGSGKRHPPPTRRLKVFSPAGLFTDSYIMLMSPKSTSPSTESTFLARQIPYDQANIALLRRWLDICRTNHVSGCRPHQTPHETVELLENLKFIDLENKAVVVSSRSGVRVTEYATLSYVWGLGRQLTLSHETLTEFSSKGSLKLNRPDLPKTVRDAMILVKSLGIRYIWIDSLCIVQNDPSEMQRILPMMDRIYGNSVLNVCAAAGDGSNYGIPGSPASPRAAWQPIVHYAGFELVATKTVEGLIENTAWNSRAWTFQERMLSKRSMIFVENRVFFQCREATWSEEVFSEALASSWTLEMVRSPLKSFEKNPVRLYVEYVELFSGRLLTYEADRLRAFEGISAMLCAPLRASFFYGLPDSYFDFALLWEKKTPGRRLKGIGEDGIPSWSWSAWLDASIWRLSMISGTLLNLHEWLEYHTWVVWSSSQCHPRPSRWHGYARENAESRPFGRRQPPISDDAETKPIKPTTSILKKECLYFWTYTAFFRLSCQSRTGPTFASKLEPGLRRFGLLDAHGDWCGTIILEDEWSDSVGDVVELAAISDARDFSMEELDTWNYYVPEDREASEWRLYYAFLIVWDDSHVIAQRAGLAKVYQRAFELASFEPGKAWREITLG, from the coding sequence ATGTTCAGGCCAGAAGACGAAGAGCCATCTGTCACAGCCGAGGCCACACCGAAGCTGAGTATGAGGGACAAGCCTCCTCTGGTCGACAGGCTGTGTCCAACGTGCAGCCGACTCAATATCTCCCCAGAAAAGTTCGTGTCGAAACGTCACACAGAAAACACTCTCTCGGGACTTCTTGCAACCCCATTTGATTCCGTCTGGTCACAACCCCAGGACTTAGGCTACATCGACGACATTTGCAGACGAATGGACAGCTGCTCGCTTTGTTGGCTTCTGTTTCACGCTGTCCATCTTGATGAGTGGCCTTTGAGTAGAACGTCTACCGGGAGCCGGTATCGTGCGGCCCAAATCTCCAGAGGCGACGTTTGGACCGACGAAGGCACACGGGTTCGCTGTTCCGTCGAGTGGTTGTTGGACGGTCGTCTTTTGGACGACCCGGGGTCCGGAAAGAGGCATCCACCGCCGACCCGCCGCTTGAAAGTCTTCAGCCCCGCGGGGCTCTTCACGGATTCATATATCATGCTTATGTCTCCTAAATCGACGTCTCCGTCCACTGAATCGACATTCTTGGCTCGTCAAATACCTTATGACCAAGCAAACATAGCTCTTCTTCGACGCTGGCTCGACATTTGTAGGACAAACCACGTCAGCGGATGTCGGCCTCATCAAACGCCGCACGAAACTGTCGAGCTGCTTGAGAATCTCAAGTTTATTGACTTGGAAAACAAAGCGGTCGTTGTCAGCTCTCGAAGCGGTGTTCGAGTTACGGAATACGCAACTCTTAGCTACGTGTGGGGCCTCGGTCGACAGCTCACCCTATCTCATGAGACTCTCACCGAATTCAGTTCAAAGGGTTCCTTGAAGCTGAACAGGCCTGATCTTCCAAAGACTGTCCGTGACGCCATGATTCTTGTCAAGTCATTGGGTATCCGGTACATCTGGATAGATTCTCTCTGTATCGTTCAAAACGACCCCAGCGAGATGCAGCGCATTCTCCCGATGATGGACCGTATATATGGAAACTCGGTTCTCAACGTTTGCGCCGCAGCCGGTGACGGCTCCAATTACGGAATCCCGGGATCACCTGCGAgtcctcgagcagcttggcAACCGATAGTTCACTATGCGGGGTTCGAACTTGTGGCAACCAAGACCGTTGAGGGCCTCATCGAAAACACCGCCTGGAACAGCAGGGCGTGGACCTTCCAAGAGAGGATGCTCTCCAAACGATCCATGATATTTGTCGAGAACAGAGTCTTCTTCCAGTGTCGTGAAGCAACGTGGTCTGAGGAGGTGTTTTCGGAGGCGTTGGCCTCGTCATGGACTTTGGAGATGGTTCGCTCACCCTTGAAGTCATTCGAGAAGAACCCGGTCCGGCTCTATGTCGAGTACGTCGAGCTTTTCAGTGGCAGGCTCTTGACTTACGAAGCCGATCGGTTACGGGCGTTCGAGGGGATTTCGGCTATGCTCTGCGCTCCACTCCGAGCCTCCTTCTTTTACGGACTGCCCGACTCCTATTTCGACTTTGCACTACtgtgggagaagaagacgcctGGGCGGAGACTTAAAGGCATTGGCGAAGACGGGATCCCCAGCTGGTCATGGAGTGCCTGGCTGGACGCCTCCATTTGGCGCCTTTCCATGATTTCCGGCACATTGCTAAACCTTCACGAATGGTTAGAATACCATACATGGGTCGTGTGGTCGTCCAGCCAGTGCCATCCCAGACCAAGTCGCTGGCACGGGTACGCTCGGGAAAACGCAGAGAGCAGGCCAttcggacgacgacaaccacCGATCTCGGATGACGCCGAGACGAAACCCATCAAGCCAACCACAAGCATTCTGAAGAAGGAATGCCTCTACTTCTGGACGTACACCGCCTTCTTCCGGCTGTCCTGCCAGAGCCGCACCGGCCCAACCTTCGCCTCCAAGCTGGAGCCGGGCCTCCGCCGCTTCGGCCTGCTGGACGCCCACGGAGACTGGTGCGGTACCATCATCCTGGAGGACGAGTGGTCCGACAGCGTGGGCGACGTTGTCGAACTTGCGGCCATCTCCGATGCCCGCGACTTCTcgatggaggagctggacaCGTGGAACTACTACGTCCCCGAGGACCGCGAGGCCTCCGAGTGGCGACTATATTACGCCTTTTTAATCGTTTGGGACGACAGTCACGTCATTGCCCAAAGGGCTGGGCTCGCCAAAGTTTACCAGCGGGCCTTTGAGCTGGCGTCGTTCGAGCCGGGGAAGGCGTGGAGAGAGATCACCTTAGGGTGA
- a CDS encoding Small nuclear ribonucleoprotein Sm D2 → MSTNPKIQELLTKTRNELTEYEIAQLEEHEFSAGPLSILQTAVRSHTQVLISIRNNRKLLARVKAFDRHCNMVLENVKEMWTETPRLANGKKGRPVNKDRFISKMFLRGDSVILVLLS, encoded by the exons ATGTCGACCAATCCCAAGATTCA GGAGCTCCTCACCAAGACCCGCAACGAGCTCACCGAGTACGAGAtcgcccagctcgaggagcaTGAGTTCAGCGCCGGACCTCTTTCGATCCTCCAGACCGCCGTGCGCAGCCACACCCAGGTTCTGATCTCCATCCGAAACAACCGCAAGCTTCTTGCGCGCGTCAAGGCCTTTGACAGGCACTGCAACATGGTTCTCGAGAATGTCAAG GAGATGTGGACAGAGACCCCGCGCCTTGCCAACGGCAAGAAGGGCCGTCCCGTCAACAAAGACCGCTTCATTAGCAAGAT GTTCCTCCGTGGTGATAGCGTCATTCTGGTTCTTCTGAGCTGA
- a CDS encoding GATA transcription factor, whose amino-acid sequence MASPMPSAPMGNWGGNGQAVPPPPFTGPVESGDGGVIIKTMGLKVTYAFADSGESFLARYPELLTVRTVTIDDKHTVGMVDLQMCVRAVVKCSPELLSNATRDFAVYAYDYSEPDEPLVGQGLLGWIVNNSDGKQIIGRATRNPLSAFSNGVKEILEIKLKLKPVAAMAQPHYEPEPRPDLRHSYQRSESHASVEIQPARPAEGALTPSSHAEWNSFMQANPQMNNQPHPQTAALPHQPSMHPDLQHHQYFQRSNSFTYSAPQPLPPTQQQQQQQHQQQNQPQHPQPQPQPPMQNSDGPNRVAPTPVDTATETQVNPPSRPSSRASNTSRKSRATGRPRGRPRKQPRAESQGNTSGYEDGTDGDDGPAKKKRATVMTQVTSNINAPFGGGPESLRVTASTAGSLRTLRPMGISVEAPMGSHMQDVPRAPTPVPERGPMMPQTGKPTNSSKLRRQSTLSQAATPPGQPQYPEPPFALSPSQQDGRSPDSDAVSPAYSDDSPAAIGSSPPVPRNTRFVRSSPPASSPILPPMPMPQPDSGFMSGGVDDVFEADGARLQLPKPVALPSARRSNSNTTKQRSAQPPQIPVYTFHLATQPSSEMDSAPNNNNKQQVTPRPPITTLPLESSLPLQHAASDSAVTLPPPPQPAEKEPSPQQQEHVVAANPDVQTDSQIAPKVEAGLPGECLDMGLEKLAQAVRNMSPETVLPDPRMDPAVSATFARPSAPPSLSRSNSSGFSLALPSVPASDPIGPVALPAPALPQATSFSEAPCPPSDALQPPRSPPQPSKSNKNYVKKQAIREKLLQAIASGQTPMYCSNCGAIETPTWRKIWSQEHEGVPEFTEFSDKPGRITAILVLDRDADEKPIRYQIIKKTLSPHEDKADWKDHMLCNPCGIWLTKWKSHRPQDKWEKDGARLGQQRRARGTGRAPRPPKTKKSGSANPLNPTSEAYFTTDPIGPDDRGASPMDESRSRGVSQFSNVNDASQRSMSQFSASQPPEYYGSQPTSPGNVSNPGSTHSRGSGTAKSPITIDTTDVQGMGATRRLLFPSPRKGGVSKALGELAVNVVQTVLEPNPSVVAAQNKELTIKEHGEGATSSGGSGANKENLAVPEEDALEDLFRSPGLARPSTPPPRERAANNGPFKTPTRPTPSHRPITRSVTRSVSRSLRSGDLLRSPAAVRRTPTRTPRSVKNPVRRSPRLHHDEFTQMELALEEYLQTQPVDHQYDSDMLEAMNRALAESVNSAGSNFDITNMVLDSNCQLEFGDLLGPPSRPTPRPARQQANDYEDWDTWENNVRTRQTADNTKNQ is encoded by the exons ATGGCGTCGCCAATGCCTTCAGCGCCCATGGGTAACTGGGGGGGTAACGGCCAAGCCGTCCCACCCCCGCCGTTCACTGGCCCGGTAGAGAGTGGTGACGGCGGTGTCATCATCAAGACGATGGGCC TCAAGGTCACGTACGCGTTTGCCGACAGCGGCGAGAGTTTCCTGGCGCGGTACCCCGAGCTTCTCACCGTTCGAACAGTAACGATTGACGACAAACACACCGTCGGTATGGTCGACCTTCAGATGTGTGTTCGGGCTGTGGTCAAGTGTAGCCCCGAACTTCTTAGCAACGCCACCCGCGACTTCGCCGTCTACGCCTACGACTATTCAGAGCCCGATGAGCCCTTGGTCGGCCAGGGCCTGCTCGGCTGGATCGTCAACAACTCGGACGGAAAACAGATCATTGGTCGCGCCACAAGGAATCCCCTCTCTGCCTTTAGCAACGGTGTCAAGGAAATCCTGGAGATCAAGTTGAAGTTGAAGCCCGTAGCCGCCATGGCCCAGCCCCACTACGAACCCGAGCCCCGACCCGACCTTCGACACTCTTACCAGCGCTCCGAAAGCCATGCAAGCGTCGAGATACAGCCCGCGAGGCCTGCCGAGGGAGCCCTCACGCCTTCGAGCCACGCCGAGTGGAACTCATTTATGCAAGCGAACCCCCAGATGAACAATCAACCTCACCCGCAAACGGCCGCATTGCCACACCAACCATCAATGCACCCCGACCTACAACATCACCAGTACTTCCAGCGTAGCAATTCTTTTACTTATAGCGCGCCGcaaccgctgccgccgacacagcagcagcagcaacagcagcaccagcagcaaaATCAGCCTCAACATCCTCAGCCTCAGCCTCAGCCGCCGATGCAAAATTCTGATGGTCCTAATAGGGTGGCCCCAACCCCTGTTGACACAGCAACCGAGACCCAGGTCAACCCACCATCCAGACCGTCATCCAGGGCATCCAACACATCCAGAAAGTCGAGAGCTACGGGCCGACCGCGTGGACGTCCTAGAAAACAGCCAAGGGCCGAGAGCCAAGGCAACACTTCGGGCTATGAGGATGGAACCGATGGTGATGACGGCCcagccaagaagaagagggccaCCGTCATGACCCAAGTCACGAGCAATATCAATGCCCCGTTTGGTGGCGGCCCCGAGTCCCTGCGGGTGACCGCTAGCACGGCCGGCTCATTGCGAACCTTGAGGCCGATGGGCATTTCCGTCGAGGCGCCCATGGGCTCACACATGCAAGATGTTCCTAGAGCACCGACACCAGTACCGGAGAGAGGCCCCATGATGCCGCAGACTGGCAAGCCAACCAACAGTAGCAAGCTTCGACGACAATCGACCTTGAGCCAGGCTGCGACCCCCCCCGGCCAACCACAATATCCAGAGCCGCCATTTGCCCTGTCCCCAAGCCAGCAAGACGGCCGCTCTCCCGACTCAGACGCCGTATCTCCTGCATACTCCGATGACAGCCCCGCCGCTATAGGATCATCACCGCCAGTCCCTCGTAACACGAGGTTTGTTCGGTCCAGTCCGCCGGCATCAAGCCCCATCCTTCCTCCCATGCCAATGCCTCAGCCGGACTCAGGCTTCATGAGCGGAGGAGTAGATGATGTTTTCGAAGCCGATGGGGCCAGACTTCAGCTTCCTAAGCCGGTCGCCTTGCCATCTGCGCGGAGATCAAACTCCAATACTACGAAACAGCGGAGTGCTCAGCCACCACAAATCCCAGTATATACTTTCCATCTGGCGACGCAGCCTTCCAGTGAAATGGACTCGGCAccgaacaacaacaacaagcagcAGGTTACGCCCCGGCCTCCCATAACGACGCTGCCACTGGAGTCTTCGTTGCCTCTACAGCACGCTGCCAGCGACTCGGCAGTCACActccctccgcctccgcaGCCCGCGGAAAAAGAGCCTTCGCCACAACAACAGGAGCATGTTGTGGCGGCGAACCCTGACGTCCAAACCGACAGTCAAATCGCTCCTAAAGTTGAGGCGGGACTGCCAGGCGAATGTCTGGACATGGGTCTGGAAAAGCTTGCCCAAGCAGTGCGAAACATGTCGCCAGAGACCGTTTTGCCAGATCCACGAATGGATCCGGCTGTGTCCGCGACGTTTGCCAGGCCATCTGCGCCACCTTCTCTTTCACGGTCTAATTCCTCAGGTTTTTCGTTGGCTCTTCCTTCGGTTCCGGCCAGCGACCCCATCGGTCCTGTCGCGTTGCCAGCTCCAGCTCTCCCACAAGccacctccttctcggaAGCACCCTGCCCGCCAAGCGACGCTTTGCAGCCTCCAAGATCACCACCACAGCCTTCCAAATCGAACAAGAACTACGTCAAGAAGCAAGCCATCAGAGAGAAGCTCTTGCAGGCGATCGCGAGTGGGCAGACACCCATGTACTGCAGCAACTGCGGGGCCATCGAAACTCCCACGTGGCGCAAGATATGGTCTCAAGAGCATGAGGGCGTACCAGAGTTCACTGAATTCTCGGATAAACCTGGAAGGATCACCGCCATCTTGGTCTTGGACCGGGATGCTGATGAGAAGCCGATCAGATATCAAATCATCAAGAAGACGCTGTCGCCCCACGAGGACAAGGCCGACTGGAAGGATCACATGCTCTGCAACCCCTGCGGCATCTGGCTGACCAAGTGGAAGTCGCATCGGCCACAGGACAAGTGGGAGAAGGACGGCgctcgcctcggccagcagAGGCGTGCCCGGGGCACCGGTCGCGCTCCACGACCGCccaagacgaagaagtccGGTTCGGCGAATCCACTCAATCCGACGTCTGAGGCATACTTCACTACGGATCCTATCGGACCTGACGACCGAGGAGCTTCGCCAATGGATGAGAGCAGATCGCGTGGCGTTTCCCAATTCAGCAATGTCAACGATGCTTCTCAGCGATCAATGTCCCAGTTCTCGGCATCTCAGCCGCCGGAATACTACGGCTCACAGCCAACGTCTCCTGGGAATGTCTCAAACCCTGGGTCGACCCACTCTAGAGGCAGTGGCACGGCCAAGAGCCCGATCACCATTGACACCACCGATGTGCAGGGTATGGGCGCAACTCGACGACTCCTGTTTCCCTCGCCACGGAAGGGTGGCGTCTCGAAGGCACTGGGCGAGCTTGCCGTCAATGTCGTGCAAACAGTACTCGAGCCGAACCCATCAGTTGTAGCTGCCCAGAACAAGGAGCTTACCATTAAGGAGCATGGTGAGGGCGCCACGTCTTCCGGCGGCTCTGGTGCGAATAAGGAAAATCTTGCTGTTCCCGAAGAGGATGCTCTCGAGGACCTCTTCAGGAGTCCCGGCCTCGCTCGTCCATCAACGCCACCCCCTCGAGAACGGGCCGCCAACAACGGACCCTTCAAAACCCCTACCcgaccgacgccgagccaCCGACCCATCACTAGAAGTGTCACTAGAAGTGTCTCGCGTTCGTTAAGGTCGGGTGATCTGCTTCGGTCCCCCGCGGCTGTGCGCCGCACACCGACGCGGACACCCAGGTCGGTCAAGAACCCAGTCCGAAGGAGTCCTCGTCTGCATCACGACGAGTTTACCCAGATGGAGCTCGCCTTGGAGGAATATCTCCAGACGCAACCTGTCGATCACCAATATGACTCTGACATGTTGGAGGCAATGAACCGGGCTTTGGCCGAGTCTGTGAACTCTGCCGGTTCAAACTTTGATATCACCAACATGGTGCTCGATTCGAACTGCCAGCTTGAATTCGGCGACCTATTAGGCCCGCCATCGCGGCCTACCCCACGACCCGCGCGGCAACAAGCGAACGATTATGAGGATTGGGATACATGGGAAAACAACGTCCGTACGCGTCAGACGGCAGACAATACCAAGAACCAATAG
- a CDS encoding Enoyl-CoA hydratase/isomerase: MFSRTIAVRAGPAAVAASCRSCSRGFAMPLRAKIVAAEASSRAQMSTKVPREFKQLPEDEADDVLFDSLYGLRSIQLNRSKKLNSLNASMIRKILPRLLEWEKSDLANVVVMKGAGDKAFCAGGDVAELAKYNQESEDGWKKSADYFALEYKLDHYIATYGKPYIAFMDGITMGGGVGLSIHAPFRIATERTVFAMPETTIGFFPDVGASFFLPRMAGSVGTYLALTSERLTGANVFYSGVATHYLHSTSLPQLESRLAEIRFRDYDSQEKRLQIINQTLEEYVTGLPHDEDIQLAGEVRKAIDRCFSKNNITDILSALKSETGVTKKWANKTLEALHRRSPTAVNVALRQMRIGRGWSIAETFQREHQIATKFMQHPDFTEGVTALLVRKEAPKWQPAKLEDVTPEMNIAEPFFETSDETLELLNDRDYKEYPYPFFALPTEKEVQAVVLQGQHTPKEVIKTIVNARNGREGVEQVVKDIVDRMVVVKEDGRAAWRETATK, encoded by the exons ATGTTCTCAAGGACGATTGCAGTACGAGCCGGGCCGGCCGCGGTAGCTGCTTCTTGCCGGAGCTGCAGCAGGGGCTTCGCTATGCCTCTCAGAGCCAAGATTGTCGCCGCGGAGGCTTCATCACGCGCACAG ATGTCGACGAAGGTTCCGCGGGAGTTCAAGCAGCTCccggaggacgaggccgacgatgtTCTCTTCGACAGCCTCTACGGCCTGCGGTCCATCCAGCTCAACCGCTCGAAAAAGCTTAACTCCCTGAACGCGAGCATGATCCGTAAGATTCTGCCTAGACTGCTCGAGTGGGAGAAGTCGGATTTGGCAAACGTGGTGGTTATGAAGGGAGCGGGCGACAAGGCCTTCTGTGCCGGTGGGGACGTTGCCGAGCTGGCCAAATACAACcaggagagcgaggatggGTGGAAGAAAAGTGCCGATTACTTTGCGCTCGAGTACAAGCTGGACCACTACATCGCGACGTACGGCAAGCCGTACATCGCCTTCATGGACGGCATCACGatgggcggcggtgttggATTGAGCATCCACGCCCCGTTCCGTATCGCCACTGAGCGCACCGTCTTCGCTATGCCCGAGACGACAATCGGATTCTTCCCCGACGTTGGCGCTTCGTTCTTCCTGCCCAGGATGGCTGGATCCGTCGGCACCTACCTCGCCCTGACGAGCGAGAGACTCACGGGCGCCAACGTCTTCTACTCGGGTGTCGCCACCCATTACCTGCACTCAACCTCCCTGCCCCAGCTGGAGTCCCGTCTCGCCGAGATCCGATTCCGCGACTACGACTCTCAGGAGAAGCGCCTCCAAATCATCAACCAGACTCTTGAGGAGTACGTCACCGGTCTCCCGCACGACGAGGACATCCAACTCGCCGGCGAAGTgcgcaaggccatcgacCGCTGCTTCAGCAAGAACAACATCACCGACATCCTCTCGGCCCTCAAGAGCGAGACTGGCGTCACCAAGAAGTGGGCCAACAAGACCCTGGAGGCGCTGCACAGGCGGTCGCCGACAGCCGTCAACGTTGCGCTGAGACAGATGCGTATCGGCCGTGGCTGGTCGATCGCCGAGACCTTCCAGCGCGAGCATCAGATCGCGACCAAGTTCATGCAGCACCCCGACTTCACCGAGGGCGTAACGGCGCTGCTCGTGCGCAAGGAGGCACCCAAGTGGCAGCCGGCGAAGCTGGAGGACGTCACGCCCGAGATGAATATCGCGGAACCCTTCTTCGAAACCTCGGATGAGACGCTGGAGCTGCTGAACGACCGCGATTACAAGGAGTACCCGTACCCTTTCTTCGCCTTGCCAACCGAGAAGGAGGTCCAGGCCGTCGTGTTGCAGGGCCAGCACACGCCCAAGGAAGTCATCAAGACGATCGTCAATGCCAGAAACGGCCGGGAGGGTGTCGAACAGGTCGTGAAGGACATTGTCGACCGCATGGTTGTCGTTAAGGAAGATGGCCGCGCCGCTTGGCGCGAGACTGCTACAAAATAG